The following DNA comes from Spirosoma linguale DSM 74.
ATGGCAATCGTGTGCAGCCACTTGCCCGACACCGACGCGGGCCAGCCGCCAATTACCAGCCGCAGCGGGTAGCCGTGCACCAGCGGAATGTCCTGCCCGTTCATGGCCCAGGCTACCAGCGTTTCGTCTTCCAGGGCTTTGGCGATGGGGACGCCCCGCGAGATGACCGGCTGATTGGGGTCGCCACTCAGGTGCAGGTCCTGCCCGTAGTAGCCGATGTATACCGCCGTGTCGGTGATGCCGACGTCGGCCAGAATGTCTTTCAGCCGGACACCCGTCCACTCGGCGCAGCTAACGCCCCCTTCGGTCCACTGGTTGCCCGCCGTTTTGGGGAAGTACCCCGCCCGGCCGTTACCCCCGCACTCGACCACCAGTTGGTAGGTGTAGGGCTTGAATTTAGCTTTCAGCTCGGCGAGCGTATAGGTTTTGGGTGCTTTGACCGATTCGCCGTTGATGGTCAGCTTCCAGCCCGCCAGGTCGATGCTAGCCGGAATCTGCCCGTTGTTGCGGATAAACATCTTATCGGCGGGCGTTACGTCGTCGTCGAGCAGGTAAGCGGGTGTTTCGACGTTCCAAGGCTTGTCGTTGAGCACCACCATATTTTTGTTTTTGGTGGCCATCGGGTTGGTAGGGTCGTCCAGCCGGAAAA
Coding sequences within:
- a CDS encoding oxidoreductase molybdopterin binding protein (PFAM: oxidoreductase molybdopterin binding; Mo-co oxidoreductase dimerisation domain~KEGG: pat:Patl_2874 twin-arginine translocation pathway signal) → MKTNQSDASLFNRRGFLKTSSLATLTSLLGIPIAFADRLPKHYLPLVFRLDDPTNPMATKNKNMVVLNDKPWNVETPAYLLDDDVTPADKMFIRNNGQIPASIDLAGWKLTINGESVKAPKTYTLAELKAKFKPYTYQLVVECGGNGRAGYFPKTAGNQWTEGGVSCAEWTGVRLKDILADVGITDTAVYIGYYGQDLHLSGDPNQPVISRGVPIAKALEDETLVAWAMNGQDIPLVHGYPLRLVIGGWPASVSGKWLHTIAIRNKVHDGAKMTGKSYRVPIHPVVPGVDPPDSDFKIIESMPVKSVITFPQTGLETPMGKPLALRGHAWAGDRVVKELYVSIDFGETWQKADLKAPKNRLAWQQWSAEVNFPIQGYYEVWARATDDKGVSQPMVMPQWNPEGYLNNACHRIAVKVV